A genomic segment from Gossypium hirsutum isolate 1008001.06 chromosome D04, Gossypium_hirsutum_v2.1, whole genome shotgun sequence encodes:
- the LOC107899440 gene encoding protein GET4 isoform X1: protein MESGNQVREKMSREKPRRANLPPVQENINKLEKVINDGNSYGAQQMYKSISARYVSAQRCAEALDLLHSGACLQLKQGEVTCGSELAVMLVDALVKGKIPCDPEILDRIRKIYKLFPQIPVPSNFAVEDDVQELTEALGAAKTRLHGCSSFLKAAIKWSAEFGADKNGDPQLHTMLAEYIYSESLEMDMAKVSYHFVRGNNLKKFANTLVNFMSKCYPGEDDIAIARAILMYLSMGNLQDASSLMEELKKQVQAQELEFPVSDLIQFINLLLLTLEKETLPLFNALRVKYKPSIDREPAFNELVCDIAEKFYGVQRRNPFQDMFGDMLKMM, encoded by the exons ATGGAAAGTGGAAatcaagtaagagagaaaatgtcGAGAGAAAAACCCAGAAGAGCTAATCTTCCTCCTGTTCAAGAG AATATTAATAAATTAGAGAAAGTTATAAACGATGGTAATTCCTACGGAGCTCAGCAGATGTACAAGTCTATAAGTGCACG ATATGTATCTGCTCAACGATGTGCTGAGGCCTTGGATCTGCTTCATTCAGGGGCATGCCTTCAATTGAAGCAGGGGGAG GTTACTTGTGGGTCTGAGCTTGCAGTCATGCTTGTCGATGCCCTTGTCAAAGGGAAAATACCTTGTGACCCAGAGATCCTTG ATCGTATTCGGAAAATCTACAAGCTGTTTCCGCAGATTCCGGTGCCTAGTAACTTTGCAGTAGAAGATGACGTTCAAGAACTTACCGAAGCTCTTGGGGCAGCAAAAACACGTCTTCACGGCTGCTCCTCATTCTTAAAAGCTGCTATAAA GTGGTCTGCAGAGTTTGGTGCTGACAAGAACGGTGATCCGCAGCTGCATACTATGCTGGCTGAGTACATATATTCTGAATCTCTTGAAATG GACATGGCCAAAGTATCGTATCATTTCGTTCGAGGAAACAACCTAAAGAAGTTTGCAAATACTTTAGTAAACTTCATGAGCAAG TGTTATCCAGGTGAAGATGATATAGCCATTGCACGAGCCATTCTTAT GTATTTGTCAATGGGTAATCTTCAAGATGCTAGTTCCCTTATGGAGGAATTAAAGAAGCAAGTGCAAGCCCAGGAGCTGGAATTTCCTGTATCTGATTTGATTCAGTTTATCAATTTACTCTTGCTAAC GTTGGAAAAAGAGACGTTGCCTCTTTTTAATGCATTGAGAGTGAAGTACAAGCCTAGCATAGACCGAGAACCCGCATTCAATGAG TTGGTATGTGACATTGCGGAAAAGTTCTATGGCGTGCAGCGTAGAAATCCATTTCAAGATATGTTCGGAGACATGCTGAAG ATGATGTGA
- the LOC107899440 gene encoding protein GET4 isoform X2: protein MYKSISARYVSAQRCAEALDLLHSGACLQLKQGEVTCGSELAVMLVDALVKGKIPCDPEILDRIRKIYKLFPQIPVPSNFAVEDDVQELTEALGAAKTRLHGCSSFLKAAIKWSAEFGADKNGDPQLHTMLAEYIYSESLEMDMAKVSYHFVRGNNLKKFANTLVNFMSKCYPGEDDIAIARAILMYLSMGNLQDASSLMEELKKQVQAQELEFPVSDLIQFINLLLLTLEKETLPLFNALRVKYKPSIDREPAFNELVCDIAEKFYGVQRRNPFQDMFGDMLKMM, encoded by the exons ATGTACAAGTCTATAAGTGCACG ATATGTATCTGCTCAACGATGTGCTGAGGCCTTGGATCTGCTTCATTCAGGGGCATGCCTTCAATTGAAGCAGGGGGAG GTTACTTGTGGGTCTGAGCTTGCAGTCATGCTTGTCGATGCCCTTGTCAAAGGGAAAATACCTTGTGACCCAGAGATCCTTG ATCGTATTCGGAAAATCTACAAGCTGTTTCCGCAGATTCCGGTGCCTAGTAACTTTGCAGTAGAAGATGACGTTCAAGAACTTACCGAAGCTCTTGGGGCAGCAAAAACACGTCTTCACGGCTGCTCCTCATTCTTAAAAGCTGCTATAAA GTGGTCTGCAGAGTTTGGTGCTGACAAGAACGGTGATCCGCAGCTGCATACTATGCTGGCTGAGTACATATATTCTGAATCTCTTGAAATG GACATGGCCAAAGTATCGTATCATTTCGTTCGAGGAAACAACCTAAAGAAGTTTGCAAATACTTTAGTAAACTTCATGAGCAAG TGTTATCCAGGTGAAGATGATATAGCCATTGCACGAGCCATTCTTAT GTATTTGTCAATGGGTAATCTTCAAGATGCTAGTTCCCTTATGGAGGAATTAAAGAAGCAAGTGCAAGCCCAGGAGCTGGAATTTCCTGTATCTGATTTGATTCAGTTTATCAATTTACTCTTGCTAAC GTTGGAAAAAGAGACGTTGCCTCTTTTTAATGCATTGAGAGTGAAGTACAAGCCTAGCATAGACCGAGAACCCGCATTCAATGAG TTGGTATGTGACATTGCGGAAAAGTTCTATGGCGTGCAGCGTAGAAATCCATTTCAAGATATGTTCGGAGACATGCTGAAG ATGATGTGA
- the LOC107899442 gene encoding uncharacterized protein → MESELTVIKLKPIEATPESFKEFGQVIEASPDGAEFGPTDAQLDLSKGIPRFYIMNLQNRPLKFSTITHHASVTQCLGSIGGHVWYLGIAKPSLVDSEEVKNEKGKIAVQSRCGHFYVPPAIDNVHVFRISGPKFIKLNRGTWHAGPLFKADAMDFYNLELSNTNVVDHTTHVFKKENGVIFSIDE, encoded by the exons ATGGAATCAGAACTGACTGTAATAAAGTTAAAGCCAATAGAAGCAACCCCAGAAAGCTTCAAAGAATTCGGACAAGTCATTGAAGCATCCCCAGACGGAGCAGAATTCGGTCCGACTGATGCTCAGCTAGACCTTTCCAAAGGAATTCCCAG GTTTTACATCATGAACCTTCAGAACCGGCCGCTCAAGTTTTCAACGATTACGCATCATGCCAGTGTGACACAATGCCTTGGATCTATAGGGGGTCATGTTTGGTATCTCGGAATTGCTAAGCCTTCCTTGGTGGACTCGGAAGAAGTTAAGAATGAGAAAGGGAAGATAGCGGTGCAGTCTCGTTGTGGTCATTTCTACGTGCCTCCGGCCATTGACAATGTTCATGTTTTTAGAATTTCAGGTCCTAAGTTTATCAAACTTAATCGTGGAACGTGGCACGCCGGGCCTTTGTTTAAAGCCGATGCTATGGACTTCTACAACTTAGAGCTAAGCAATACCAAT GTGGTGGATCATACAACACATGTGTTCAAGAAGGAAAACGGAGTCATCTTTTCAATTGACGAGTAG